The following proteins come from a genomic window of unidentified bacterial endosymbiont:
- the macA gene encoding macrolide transporter subunit MacA has translation MFSLDYLKQWKMLRWCAALVLLILTGFFGWKRFHPPAVPIPTVLVKRQDLSRTILASGQLEAVHQVAVGTQVSGQLRQILVKLGEQVEKGQLLATLDPLDAENAVAVAQAKLQTMQAEQQKTVAELGLAQLKQQRLARLRSQQVTPQEKLDEANATVAIRQAEQRKIAAAIEQHRIDLQQSQRQLAQTRITAPSAGRVVDIRVEAGQTVVSSQAASILLTLADLRRMKVCALVSEADVIQLTPGLPATFTLLGDPQRQFSGSILTIGWVPEKTDEAIFYPVIFEVDNPDELLRLSMTAQVSITLEQIKDALVIPYAALGAQVKDNCYQVQLLVQGKLQSREITLGARNEILLQVIEGLAEGDAIMIKDQPAHAT, from the coding sequence ATGTTCTCGCTAGACTACTTGAAGCAGTGGAAAATGCTTCGTTGGTGTGCGGCTTTAGTGCTGCTGATCTTAACCGGTTTTTTTGGATGGAAGCGCTTCCATCCCCCTGCTGTACCGATACCCACTGTCCTCGTTAAGCGGCAAGATTTAAGTCGCACGATATTGGCTAGTGGTCAATTAGAGGCCGTTCACCAAGTGGCTGTTGGGACTCAAGTGAGTGGCCAGTTGCGCCAGATTCTCGTCAAGTTAGGCGAACAAGTTGAAAAAGGGCAATTATTAGCCACTTTAGATCCACTGGATGCTGAAAATGCAGTGGCCGTCGCACAAGCTAAGTTGCAAACAATGCAAGCAGAACAGCAAAAAACAGTGGCTGAATTAGGGTTAGCCCAACTCAAGCAGCAACGCCTAGCACGCTTACGCTCTCAACAAGTGACGCCACAAGAAAAATTAGATGAAGCGAATGCTACCGTAGCTATTCGACAAGCGGAACAGCGTAAAATAGCAGCAGCCATCGAACAACATAGAATAGATCTGCAACAGAGTCAGCGACAGCTGGCACAGACTCGGATCACCGCCCCCAGCGCTGGTCGGGTCGTTGACATTAGGGTAGAAGCGGGACAAACGGTGGTTTCATCACAAGCCGCCTCGATACTGCTCACCCTAGCCGATTTGCGGCGCATGAAAGTATGCGCGTTAGTCTCAGAAGCTGACGTGATTCAATTAACACCGGGGTTGCCGGCAACCTTTACCTTACTAGGCGATCCCCAGCGACAATTCAGTGGTTCCATTCTGACCATTGGTTGGGTTCCAGAAAAAACCGATGAAGCGATATTTTACCCGGTTATTTTTGAAGTCGATAATCCTGATGAGCTATTACGTTTAAGCATGACCGCACAAGTTTCTATTACTTTGGAGCAGATTAAGGATGCTTTAGTCATTCCTTATGCTGCCTTAGGAGCCCAGGTCAAGGACAACTGTTACCAAGTGCAACTCTTAGTCCAAGGCAAACTACAATCCAGAGAGATTACACTGGGAGCCCGCAATGAAATCCTGCTGCAGGTGATTGAAGGGCTAGCAGAAGGAGACGCCATCATGATAAAAGATCAGCCTGCTCATGCAACTTGA
- the trhP gene encoding prephenate-dependent tRNA uridine(34) hydroxylase TrhP, with product MSKVELLSPAGSLKNMRYAFAYGADAVYAGQPRYSLRVRNNEFNQDNLAVGIQEAHRLGKQFYVVVNIAPHNAKLKTFLQDLQPVIALQPDALIMSDPGLMMLVREHFPTMPIHLSVQSNTVNWASVRFWQRQGIARVILSRELSLEEIEEIRQKVPEMELEVFVHGALCMAYSGRCLLSGYLNKRDANQGTCTNACRWEYKLHPGKEDELGQIVHQQPPIPIQTIEPTLGIGAPTDKLYLIEEPHRPGDYMSTFEDEHGTYIMNSKDLRAVQHVERLIKMGVCSLKIEGRTKSFYYCARTAQVYRQAIDRALTHQPFDAESLRSLEALAHRGYTEGFLRRHVHQEYQHYTQGHSSSRPQFVGELTGQCRQGLAEVIVKNRFSVHDHVELMTPQEPLHWQITHLENQQGELIAVAPGDGHTVYLALPKALDLHYGLLIRH from the coding sequence ATGTCTAAAGTAGAGCTACTCTCGCCAGCCGGGAGTTTAAAAAATATGCGTTATGCTTTTGCCTATGGGGCTGATGCCGTTTATGCCGGTCAGCCACGCTATAGCCTTCGGGTGCGTAATAATGAGTTTAACCAGGATAACTTAGCAGTGGGTATTCAGGAAGCTCATAGGCTTGGAAAACAGTTCTATGTGGTCGTTAACATTGCGCCCCATAATGCCAAATTAAAAACTTTTCTGCAGGATTTACAACCGGTGATTGCCCTGCAGCCTGATGCCTTAATTATGTCCGATCCCGGACTGATGATGTTGGTTCGTGAACACTTCCCGACAATGCCCATCCATTTGTCGGTTCAGTCTAATACGGTGAATTGGGCCAGCGTGCGGTTTTGGCAACGGCAGGGGATCGCCCGAGTGATTCTCTCCCGCGAACTCTCCCTTGAGGAAATTGAGGAGATCCGCCAAAAGGTCCCCGAGATGGAGCTCGAGGTATTTGTGCATGGGGCACTCTGTATGGCCTACTCTGGGCGCTGCTTGCTGTCGGGCTATCTGAATAAACGGGACGCCAATCAAGGCACCTGTACCAATGCCTGTCGCTGGGAGTATAAACTGCATCCAGGAAAAGAGGATGAGCTTGGACAGATCGTGCATCAACAACCACCTATCCCGATACAGACTATTGAACCAACGCTGGGGATCGGAGCGCCAACGGATAAGCTCTATCTGATTGAGGAGCCGCACCGGCCCGGTGATTATATGAGCACCTTTGAAGATGAGCATGGGACCTATATCATGAATTCAAAGGATTTAAGGGCGGTACAACATGTCGAACGACTGATCAAAATGGGTGTCTGCTCGCTAAAAATTGAGGGTCGTACTAAATCGTTTTACTATTGTGCTCGCACTGCACAAGTTTATCGGCAAGCCATTGATCGAGCGCTGACTCACCAACCCTTTGATGCTGAATCTCTACGCTCCTTAGAGGCGCTAGCTCATCGAGGTTATACCGAAGGCTTTTTGCGGCGCCATGTTCATCAGGAGTACCAGCATTATACTCAAGGCCACTCGAGCTCCCGCCCGCAATTCGTCGGCGAACTGACTGGTCAGTGTCGCCAGGGTTTAGCCGAAGTGATCGTCAAAAATCGTTTTTCGGTTCATGATCACGTTGAATTAATGACCCCTCAGGAGCCACTACACTGGCAAATCACCCACCTGGAAAACCAGCAGGGCGAGCTCATTGCAGTCGCACCAGGAGATGGGCATACGGTCTATCTCGCGCTTCCCAAAGCGTTAGATCTCCATTATGGCTTGTTGATTCGCCACTGA
- the rdgC gene encoding recombination-associated protein RdgC, whose amino-acid sequence MWFKNLVLYRFTSECSLTASAIEPSLAAYAFFACGAHDSKALGWIPPFGLADAPLVQGTDSQLLLCARQEEKILPAAVVNQALQKRLEQWAHAPPNKAKKQALRDQIVSELLPRAFSKFQEIRLWINRCDGWLIVDTASVHKAEMILALLRQSLGSLSVVPWLQEITITTLLTQWVAGHILPAEFTLQEEAELRATQAGGGIIRCKQQPLDSEEIAGHLAANKVVTKLALAWQTELQFILTEEGLLKRLKFAEALQQQNDDLDRDDTLQRLEADFMLATGTLTALLQALDKLFAGNDRLVIPPSP is encoded by the coding sequence ATGTGGTTTAAAAACCTGGTTCTTTATCGTTTTACCAGTGAGTGCTCGCTCACTGCCTCGGCTATTGAGCCGTCATTAGCGGCCTATGCCTTTTTTGCCTGTGGAGCGCATGATAGCAAAGCCTTGGGGTGGATCCCACCGTTTGGGCTCGCTGATGCTCCTTTGGTTCAGGGTACCGACAGCCAATTACTCCTCTGTGCACGACAGGAAGAGAAAATTTTGCCGGCGGCAGTGGTTAACCAAGCCCTACAAAAACGCCTGGAACAGTGGGCGCATGCCCCACCGAATAAAGCTAAAAAACAGGCGCTGCGGGATCAGATTGTGAGCGAACTGCTTCCCCGTGCTTTTAGTAAATTTCAGGAGATCCGTCTCTGGATCAATCGCTGTGACGGCTGGCTGATAGTGGATACCGCCAGTGTTCATAAAGCGGAAATGATCTTAGCACTATTACGTCAAAGCTTAGGATCTCTCTCTGTAGTACCTTGGCTGCAGGAGATCACCATCACGACGCTGTTAACCCAATGGGTAGCTGGTCATATCTTACCTGCTGAGTTTACCCTCCAAGAAGAGGCCGAGTTACGGGCCACTCAAGCAGGTGGCGGCATCATCCGCTGTAAACAACAGCCGCTAGACAGTGAGGAGATTGCTGGACATTTAGCCGCGAATAAAGTGGTGACTAAATTAGCACTCGCCTGGCAAACTGAACTTCAATTTATTTTGACCGAAGAGGGTTTATTAAAACGTTTAAAATTTGCAGAGGCATTACAGCAACAGAATGACGATCTCGATCGAGACGACACCCTCCAGCGCTTGGAAGCAGATTTTATGCTCGCTACTGGAACGCTCACTGCCCTTTTACAGGCACTAGATAAGCTGTTTGCGGGCAATGATCGGCTGGTCATTCCACCCTCCCCTTGA
- the apbC gene encoding iron-sulfur cluster carrier protein ApbC, with amino-acid sequence MRGVDTPQGDRAEDSLCQQVTQQLAGFSHPTLQRSLADLRAVKHCLWQQNTLQITLQLPFVWQQGLLALQQAEQGSLCRALGADRITWQLQPAVATLLPANGQPVIPGIRNILAISSAKGGVGKSSIAVNLALALAAEGGRVGLLDADIYGPSIPLMLGSVGQRPVSTNGRQMLPIQAHGLAINSIGYLLDDHEATLWRGPMASRALEQLLRETLWPDLDYLLIDMPPGTGDLPLTLAQRIPVTAAISVTTPQQVAVSDTLRGIQLFEKLSIPVLGVIENMSGHCCPHCGYLDPIFGSGGGERLAEHYHLPLLGQIPLQRSLQADLDQGYPTVISQPDSELTTLFRRLAVQVATLLYWRGQPIATVMTVRNL; translated from the coding sequence ATGAGGGGTGTTGATACGCCACAGGGCGACAGGGCCGAGGATAGTCTCTGCCAGCAGGTGACGCAACAGTTGGCTGGTTTTAGTCACCCTACCTTACAACGATCACTGGCTGATCTAAGGGCGGTTAAACACTGTCTCTGGCAGCAGAATACCTTACAGATCACCTTACAACTGCCCTTTGTCTGGCAGCAGGGGCTACTGGCCTTACAACAAGCAGAGCAGGGATCGTTGTGCCGTGCCTTAGGGGCTGACCGCATCACCTGGCAGCTGCAACCGGCTGTGGCGACCTTGCTGCCGGCCAATGGCCAGCCAGTGATCCCAGGCATTCGCAATATTCTTGCCATCAGCTCCGCTAAGGGGGGCGTCGGTAAATCATCGATTGCGGTTAACTTGGCCTTAGCCTTAGCGGCTGAAGGGGGTAGGGTTGGTTTGTTGGATGCCGATATCTATGGCCCCTCTATCCCCCTCATGCTAGGCTCTGTAGGGCAAAGACCTGTCTCTACGAATGGTCGACAGATGCTACCCATTCAGGCACATGGCCTGGCCATCAACTCCATCGGTTATCTATTGGACGACCATGAGGCGACACTCTGGCGTGGCCCGATGGCTAGTCGGGCTTTAGAGCAGCTACTGCGTGAAACCTTATGGCCTGATTTAGACTACTTACTCATTGATATGCCGCCAGGGACCGGAGATCTACCGTTGACCTTGGCGCAACGGATACCTGTGACTGCCGCTATCAGCGTGACGACCCCACAACAGGTGGCGGTCAGTGATACTCTGCGTGGGATTCAACTGTTTGAGAAACTATCAATCCCAGTACTCGGCGTGATTGAAAATATGAGTGGCCACTGCTGTCCGCACTGCGGGTACCTCGATCCCATTTTTGGCAGTGGCGGGGGAGAGCGGTTGGCAGAGCACTATCATCTCCCGCTATTAGGGCAGATCCCACTGCAGCGGTCACTGCAAGCCGATCTGGACCAGGGCTATCCCACTGTGATCAGCCAACCTGATTCAGAGCTCACTACTTTGTTTCGTAGATTAGCTGTTCAGGTCGCTACCTTACTGTACTGGCGAGGTCAACCGATAGCTACGGTGATGACAGTGCGCAACTTATGA
- the dcd gene encoding dCTP deaminase, with protein MRLCDRDIEAWLDEGRLVITPRPPRERINGVTVDLCLGHQFRVFLGHSTPYIDLSGSKADVAATVDQIMSDEMVLEASEGFFLHPQELALAVTYESVTLPDTLVGWLDGRSSLARLGLMVHVTAHRIDPGWQGQVVLECYNAGKVPLLLRPRMIIGALSFELLSNAAARPYHRRADAKYQGQAGAVASRIHQDKISQ; from the coding sequence ATGAGATTATGTGATCGAGATATTGAAGCGTGGCTTGATGAGGGGCGATTGGTGATCACCCCTCGACCTCCTCGCGAGCGGATCAACGGCGTGACGGTTGATCTCTGTTTAGGGCATCAGTTCCGAGTGTTTTTAGGTCACAGCACGCCCTACATTGATTTAAGTGGCTCTAAAGCCGATGTCGCTGCTACCGTCGATCAGATTATGAGTGATGAAATGGTCCTAGAGGCCTCTGAGGGATTTTTTTTACACCCTCAAGAGCTGGCTCTGGCGGTTACCTATGAATCAGTCACTCTGCCCGATACACTGGTGGGGTGGTTAGATGGTCGCTCTTCACTGGCCCGTTTAGGTTTGATGGTGCATGTGACTGCTCATCGAATTGATCCCGGTTGGCAAGGGCAGGTGGTGTTGGAGTGTTACAATGCGGGTAAAGTGCCGTTACTGCTACGACCCCGCATGATCATTGGCGCTTTGAGTTTTGAATTACTCTCCAACGCCGCTGCGCGCCCTTACCACCGCAGAGCAGATGCCAAATATCAGGGACAAGCAGGCGCCGTGGCTAGTCGTATTCACCAAGATAAAATCAGCCAGTGA
- the gpmA gene encoding 2,3-diphosphoglycerate-dependent phosphoglycerate mutase has translation MSVHKTVVRQLVLVRHGESVWNQENRFTGWQDVDLSPQGVTEALQAGQLLKAQQFRFDGAFTSVLKRAIRTLWFILESLDQCWLPVEKSWRFNERHYGALQGLNKVEALKRYGPEQVQQWRRGFSTPPPALTVDDPRFPGNDARYASLLKKDLPTTESLAMTIHRVVPYWSHVIQPKVAQGETILIVAHGNSLRALIKHLDNLSESAIADLNIPTGMPLLYEFDENMQPMRHRYLGDQTAIAEKIAAVASQTKRPR, from the coding sequence ATGAGCGTTCATAAAACGGTTGTGAGGCAGTTGGTATTAGTACGGCATGGTGAAAGTGTGTGGAACCAAGAGAACCGCTTTACCGGGTGGCAGGATGTAGACCTATCACCCCAAGGGGTGACGGAAGCGCTACAGGCGGGTCAACTATTAAAAGCGCAGCAGTTTCGCTTTGATGGCGCTTTTACCTCAGTGCTAAAACGTGCCATCCGTACCCTATGGTTTATCTTAGAGTCACTTGATCAATGCTGGTTGCCAGTAGAAAAGAGCTGGAGATTCAATGAGCGGCACTACGGTGCCCTGCAGGGACTCAATAAAGTAGAGGCCCTAAAGCGCTATGGCCCTGAGCAGGTACAGCAGTGGCGCCGTGGTTTCTCCACCCCCCCGCCGGCGTTAACCGTGGACGATCCACGCTTTCCTGGAAATGATGCTCGCTACGCCTCCTTGCTCAAAAAAGATCTGCCAACAACTGAAAGCTTGGCAATGACGATTCATCGGGTCGTTCCCTATTGGAGCCATGTCATCCAGCCCAAAGTCGCGCAGGGGGAGACGATCCTGATTGTGGCTCATGGCAACTCCTTGCGCGCTTTAATTAAACATTTAGATAATCTCAGTGAATCAGCGATTGCCGATCTCAATATTCCTACTGGTATGCCGTTACTCTATGAATTTGATGAGAACATGCAGCCTATGCGCCACCGCTATCTGGGAGACCAAACCGCCATTGCGGAGAAGATCGCGGCGGTAGCGTCACAAACCAAGCGCCCTCGATAG
- the rnt gene encoding ribonuclease T produces the protein MDATHLLADRFRGYFPVVIDLETAGFNAKTDALLEMAAVLLQMDSAGWLTPCETLHFHIEPFAGASLDPAALAFNQIDPYNPLRGAVSEGEALQLLFKQVKKALKAAHCQRAVIVAHNAAFDQGFITAMTARTGLPHTPFHPFVTFDTAAMSGLVLGQTVLAKACYAAGLPFDPAQAHSALYDAERTALLFCELVNRWKRLGGWPIIQKAEPLTAH, from the coding sequence ATGGATGCTACACATCTCCTGGCTGACCGTTTTCGTGGCTACTTTCCGGTGGTCATTGATTTAGAAACGGCTGGTTTCAATGCTAAAACAGATGCATTGCTAGAGATGGCAGCAGTGCTGCTGCAGATGGATAGCGCCGGGTGGCTCACCCCCTGCGAGACTTTGCATTTTCATATAGAGCCTTTTGCAGGCGCTAGTTTAGATCCTGCAGCCTTAGCTTTTAATCAAATAGACCCCTACAACCCCCTACGGGGTGCCGTCAGTGAAGGTGAAGCTTTACAGCTACTCTTTAAGCAGGTCAAAAAAGCGTTGAAGGCGGCCCATTGCCAGCGCGCAGTCATCGTCGCCCACAATGCAGCCTTCGATCAGGGATTTATCACCGCGATGACTGCACGTACTGGCCTGCCTCACACACCTTTCCATCCCTTTGTCACCTTTGATACTGCGGCAATGAGTGGGCTAGTGCTCGGTCAAACGGTATTAGCTAAGGCTTGTTATGCGGCTGGTTTGCCGTTTGATCCAGCACAAGCCCACTCTGCACTCTATGATGCGGAGAGAACCGCCCTGCTTTTTTGTGAATTAGTGAACCGTTGGAAACGGTTGGGAGGTTGGCCAATCATCCAGAAAGCAGAGCCCCTCACAGCGCACTAA
- a CDS encoding carbonic anhydrase — translation MPCDARAPLIRNNFKRILKGYQVFRARYALGDRSIMHSLARQGQRPEVMVVACCDSRVDPALILQCDPGDLFVVRNVANIVPPYEKDEAHHGTSAALEFGICCLKVSHLVILGHSQCGGIQALLNNGSEPSNDFISHWVSLIQPPAGNLPSTSDECAQLALKQSQQHCMTFPWIADRVQQQLLTIHLWYFDIQTGQIFAYAEDQQRYQPLDS, via the coding sequence TTGCCGTGTGACGCGCGTGCTCCCTTGATACGCAATAATTTTAAAAGAATCCTGAAGGGCTATCAGGTGTTCCGAGCGCGCTACGCGCTCGGCGATCGCTCTATCATGCACTCTTTGGCACGACAGGGACAAAGACCGGAAGTCATGGTGGTGGCTTGTTGTGACTCCCGGGTTGATCCTGCCTTAATTTTACAATGTGATCCCGGTGATCTCTTCGTTGTGCGTAATGTGGCTAACATCGTACCGCCCTATGAAAAGGATGAGGCACATCATGGCACCAGTGCAGCGCTAGAGTTTGGGATCTGCTGCTTAAAAGTAAGCCACTTGGTTATATTAGGACATAGCCAGTGTGGCGGGATCCAAGCACTGCTCAATAATGGATCGGAGCCATCCAATGATTTTATCTCGCACTGGGTTTCTCTTATACAACCCCCAGCGGGGAACCTGCCATCCACGAGTGATGAGTGCGCGCAGTTAGCGCTGAAGCAATCACAGCAGCATTGTATGACCTTTCCTTGGATTGCTGACAGAGTACAGCAACAACTACTGACGATTCATTTATGGTATTTTGATATCCAAACCGGACAAATTTTTGCTTATGCAGAGGATCAACAGCGCTATCAGCCGCTCGATAGCTAG